A window from Temnothorax longispinosus isolate EJ_2023e chromosome 1, Tlon_JGU_v1, whole genome shotgun sequence encodes these proteins:
- the LOC139815914 gene encoding uncharacterized protein isoform X4: protein MTDTEEAEQAQASTSQSASETDCDTPWPAYSEIFTFEPKLSTEKNFAFTCKLCLDRKVYQANKTTTSNLRKHAKISKKFKQFYPMFYVESNVQHRIIKHPRYLEKIDEAKSNKLTNNKRQKENEDISNNSVTKKQCVLQKWGSGITGITQKKLDGAILRFVIENIQPLAVVESPAFIDLVKIGLPSSFRIMCRKTLREKLCQLYSDMKTALENELAKIEYISTTADLWSKAKRSYLGITVHWINPETLKRESAGLACRRMKGRHTFDVLAKEINSVFLEYHIQNKVCCVTTDNGSNFVKAFRDFARDENIENDDDETVDMEFYNLSDLLITDEIQDLDTEDFITLPPHHRCVSHTLSLVAVKDSEKALESALYKKKQRPTFAKLTKLWSKQNQSTQVADKIKDICGIYLKTPVVTSLSRLTNDDIKFLDEYCQVMEPLAKALDILQSDTGMYMGYLLPVLYSLQEKLDNITDTIKLTYCNPLITAIEEGLNRRFCTTFEKKELIIASCLHPKFKLNWLIGEKKKLAESYLEDLLDIRSNDNSLNSDKNDDYDDFFTFHRQSTSTSESGEEELQRFLKSKRTDIELLNDFPKLKKLFIKFNTALPSSASVERMFSIDNSVCQPSRGRLHDNIMEYQLLLKINKKYK from the exons ATGACTGACACTGAAGAAGCAGAACAAGCTCAAGCGAGTACGTCTCAATCCGCGAGTGAAACAGATTGTGATACACCATGGCCGGcatattcagaaatttttacattcgAACCGAAGCTGagcactgaaaaaaattttgcatttacgTGCAAATTATGCTTAGACAGAAAAGTTTATCAGGCAAATAAAACCACTACATCGAACTTGAGGAAACACGCAAAA atttccaagaaatttaaacaattctaCCCTATGTTCTACGTTGAATCAAATGTGCAACATAGAATA ataaaacATCCACGTTACTTGGAAAAAATAGACGAAGCCAAATCTAATAAACTTACAAATAACAAACgtcaaaaagaaaatgaagatatCTCCAATAATAGTGTTACAAAAAAACAATGTGTATTACAAAAATGGGGTTCTGGAATAACTGGAATTActcaaaaaaaattagatggtGCTATATTGCGATttgttattgaaaatattcagCCCCTCGCAGTCGTAGAGAGTCCTGCTTTTATTGATTTGGTTAAAATTGGATTGCCTTCATCTTTTCGAATAATGTGCAGAAAGACGTTAAGAGAAAAACTTTGTCAATTATATTCTGACATGAAAACTGCTCTTGAAAATGAATTGGCcaaaatagaatatatctcAACTACAGCAGACTTATGGAGTAAAGCAAAGAG aagttATTTAGGAATAACAGTTCATTGGATTAATCCAGAAACTTTAAAAAGGGAATCAGCTGGACTGGCTTGCCGTAGAATGAAAGGACGGCATACATTTGATGTTTTggcaaaagaaattaattccgTGTTTTTGGAATATCATATACAGAATAAAGTATGCTGTGTAACAACAGATAATGGCTCAAACTTTGTTAAAGCATTTcg agattttGCAAGAGacgaaaatattgaaaatgatGACGACGAGACTGTTGACATGGAATTCTATAATTTGAGTGACTTATTGATCACTGATGAAATACAAGATTTAGACACAGAAGATTTCATTACTCTTCCACCACACCATAGGTGTGTTAGCCACACGCTTAGCCTTGTTGCAGTCAAAGACTCCGAAAAAGCTTTGGAAagtgctttatataaaaagaagcaAAGACCAACATTTGCCAAATTAACGAAATTGTGGAGCAAGCAGAATCAATCCACTCAAGTAGCtgacaaaattaaagatatttgtgGCATTTATTTGAAAACCCCCGTTGTTACTag CTTATCGAGACTGACAAATgatgacataaaatttttagatgaaTATTGTCAG GTAATGGAACCTTTGGCAAAGGCACTCGACATTTTACAAAGCGACACGGGAATGTATATGGGATATTTGTTGCCTGTCTTGTATAGTTTACAAGAAAAACTAGACAATATTACGGACACGATTAAACTGACATATTGTAATCCATTAATCACAGCCATTGAGGAAGGTTTAAATCGaag attttgtaCAACATTTGAAAAGAAGGAGTTAATTATTGCAAGTTGTCTACAtcctaaatttaaattaaactggTTAAttggagaaaagaaaaaactggCTGAAAGCTATTTAGAAGATTTGCTGGACATACGCTCAAATGATAATTCTCTAAACTCTGATAAAAATGATGATTACGacgatttttttacttttcatcGGCAATCGACATCAACTTCGGAGTCCGGAGAAGAAGAACTGCAACGATTTCTGAAGTCAAAAAGGACTGATATTGAACTATTAAACGATTTcccgaaattaaaaaaactattcattaaatttaatacggCTTTACCAAGCAGTGCATCAGTTGAAAGGATGTTTAGTATCGATAATTCTGTCTGTCAACCTTCAAGAGGTCGCCTACATGATAACATAATGGAGTAtcaacttttactaaaaataaataaaaaatataaataa
- the LOC139815914 gene encoding uncharacterized protein isoform X3, whose product MTDTEEAEQAQASTSQSASETDCDTPWPAYSEIFTFEPKLSTEKNFAFTCKLCLDRKVYQANKTTTSNLRKHAKIKHPRYLEKIDEAKSNKLTNNKRQKENEDISNNSVTKKQCVLQKWGSGITGITQKKLDGAILRFVIENIQPLAVVESPAFIDLVKIGLPSSFRIMCRKTLREKLCQLYSDMKTALENELAKIEYISTTADLWSKAKRSYLGITVHWINPETLKRESAGLACRRMKGRHTFDVLAKEINSVFLEYHIQNKVCCVTTDNGSNFVKAFRDFARDENIENDDDETVDMEFYNLSDLLITDEIQDLDTEDFITLPPHHRCVSHTLSLVAVKDSEKALESALYKKKQRPTFAKLTKLWSKQNQSTQVADKIKDICGIYLKTPVVTRWNSTFDCVCQLMTLLKDGSEKVNQCLDYCSLSRLTNDDIKFLDEYCQVMEPLAKALDILQSDTGMYMGYLLPVLYSLQEKLDNITDTIKLTYCNPLITAIEEGLNRRFCTTFEKKELIIASCLHPKFKLNWLIGEKKKLAESYLEDLLDIRSNDNSLNSDKNDDYDDFFTFHRQSTSTSESGEEELQRFLKSKRTDIELLNDFPKLKKLFIKFNTALPSSASVERMFSIDNSVCQPSRGRLHDNIMEYQLLLKINKKYK is encoded by the exons ATGACTGACACTGAAGAAGCAGAACAAGCTCAAGCGAGTACGTCTCAATCCGCGAGTGAAACAGATTGTGATACACCATGGCCGGcatattcagaaatttttacattcgAACCGAAGCTGagcactgaaaaaaattttgcatttacgTGCAAATTATGCTTAGACAGAAAAGTTTATCAGGCAAATAAAACCACTACATCGAACTTGAGGAAACACGCAAAA ataaaacATCCACGTTACTTGGAAAAAATAGACGAAGCCAAATCTAATAAACTTACAAATAACAAACgtcaaaaagaaaatgaagatatCTCCAATAATAGTGTTACAAAAAAACAATGTGTATTACAAAAATGGGGTTCTGGAATAACTGGAATTActcaaaaaaaattagatggtGCTATATTGCGATttgttattgaaaatattcagCCCCTCGCAGTCGTAGAGAGTCCTGCTTTTATTGATTTGGTTAAAATTGGATTGCCTTCATCTTTTCGAATAATGTGCAGAAAGACGTTAAGAGAAAAACTTTGTCAATTATATTCTGACATGAAAACTGCTCTTGAAAATGAATTGGCcaaaatagaatatatctcAACTACAGCAGACTTATGGAGTAAAGCAAAGAG aagttATTTAGGAATAACAGTTCATTGGATTAATCCAGAAACTTTAAAAAGGGAATCAGCTGGACTGGCTTGCCGTAGAATGAAAGGACGGCATACATTTGATGTTTTggcaaaagaaattaattccgTGTTTTTGGAATATCATATACAGAATAAAGTATGCTGTGTAACAACAGATAATGGCTCAAACTTTGTTAAAGCATTTcg agattttGCAAGAGacgaaaatattgaaaatgatGACGACGAGACTGTTGACATGGAATTCTATAATTTGAGTGACTTATTGATCACTGATGAAATACAAGATTTAGACACAGAAGATTTCATTACTCTTCCACCACACCATAGGTGTGTTAGCCACACGCTTAGCCTTGTTGCAGTCAAAGACTCCGAAAAAGCTTTGGAAagtgctttatataaaaagaagcaAAGACCAACATTTGCCAAATTAACGAAATTGTGGAGCAAGCAGAATCAATCCACTCAAGTAGCtgacaaaattaaagatatttgtgGCATTTATTTGAAAACCCCCGTTGTTACTag atggAATTCAACTTTTGATTGTGTATGTCAATTGATGACTCTTTTGAAAGACGGTTCAGAGAAAGTAAATCAATGTTTGGATTATTGTAGCTTATCGAGACTGACAAATgatgacataaaatttttagatgaaTATTGTCAG GTAATGGAACCTTTGGCAAAGGCACTCGACATTTTACAAAGCGACACGGGAATGTATATGGGATATTTGTTGCCTGTCTTGTATAGTTTACAAGAAAAACTAGACAATATTACGGACACGATTAAACTGACATATTGTAATCCATTAATCACAGCCATTGAGGAAGGTTTAAATCGaag attttgtaCAACATTTGAAAAGAAGGAGTTAATTATTGCAAGTTGTCTACAtcctaaatttaaattaaactggTTAAttggagaaaagaaaaaactggCTGAAAGCTATTTAGAAGATTTGCTGGACATACGCTCAAATGATAATTCTCTAAACTCTGATAAAAATGATGATTACGacgatttttttacttttcatcGGCAATCGACATCAACTTCGGAGTCCGGAGAAGAAGAACTGCAACGATTTCTGAAGTCAAAAAGGACTGATATTGAACTATTAAACGATTTcccgaaattaaaaaaactattcattaaatttaatacggCTTTACCAAGCAGTGCATCAGTTGAAAGGATGTTTAGTATCGATAATTCTGTCTGTCAACCTTCAAGAGGTCGCCTACATGATAACATAATGGAGTAtcaacttttactaaaaataaataaaaaatataaataa
- the LOC139815914 gene encoding uncharacterized protein isoform X2: MTDTEEAEQAQASTSQSASETDCDTPWPAYSEIFTFEPKLSTEKNFAFTCKLCLDRKVYQANKTTTSNLRKHAKISKKFKQFYPMFYVESNVQHRIIKHPRYLEKIDEAKSNKLTNNKRQKENEDISNNSVTKKQCVLQKWGSGITGITQKKLDGAILRFVIENIQPLAVVESPAFIDLVKIGLPSSFRIMCRKTLREKLCQLYSDMKTALENELAKIEYISTTADLWSKAKRESAGLACRRMKGRHTFDVLAKEINSVFLEYHIQNKVCCVTTDNGSNFVKAFRDFARDENIENDDDETVDMEFYNLSDLLITDEIQDLDTEDFITLPPHHRCVSHTLSLVAVKDSEKALESALYKKKQRPTFAKLTKLWSKQNQSTQVADKIKDICGIYLKTPVVTRWNSTFDCVCQLMTLLKDGSEKVNQCLDYCSLSRLTNDDIKFLDEYCQVMEPLAKALDILQSDTGMYMGYLLPVLYSLQEKLDNITDTIKLTYCNPLITAIEEGLNRRFCTTFEKKELIIASCLHPKFKLNWLIGEKKKLAESYLEDLLDIRSNDNSLNSDKNDDYDDFFTFHRQSTSTSESGEEELQRFLKSKRTDIELLNDFPKLKKLFIKFNTALPSSASVERMFSIDNSVCQPSRGRLHDNIMEYQLLLKINKKYK, translated from the exons ATGACTGACACTGAAGAAGCAGAACAAGCTCAAGCGAGTACGTCTCAATCCGCGAGTGAAACAGATTGTGATACACCATGGCCGGcatattcagaaatttttacattcgAACCGAAGCTGagcactgaaaaaaattttgcatttacgTGCAAATTATGCTTAGACAGAAAAGTTTATCAGGCAAATAAAACCACTACATCGAACTTGAGGAAACACGCAAAA atttccaagaaatttaaacaattctaCCCTATGTTCTACGTTGAATCAAATGTGCAACATAGAATA ataaaacATCCACGTTACTTGGAAAAAATAGACGAAGCCAAATCTAATAAACTTACAAATAACAAACgtcaaaaagaaaatgaagatatCTCCAATAATAGTGTTACAAAAAAACAATGTGTATTACAAAAATGGGGTTCTGGAATAACTGGAATTActcaaaaaaaattagatggtGCTATATTGCGATttgttattgaaaatattcagCCCCTCGCAGTCGTAGAGAGTCCTGCTTTTATTGATTTGGTTAAAATTGGATTGCCTTCATCTTTTCGAATAATGTGCAGAAAGACGTTAAGAGAAAAACTTTGTCAATTATATTCTGACATGAAAACTGCTCTTGAAAATGAATTGGCcaaaatagaatatatctcAACTACAGCAGACTTATGGAGTAAAGCAAAGAG GGAATCAGCTGGACTGGCTTGCCGTAGAATGAAAGGACGGCATACATTTGATGTTTTggcaaaagaaattaattccgTGTTTTTGGAATATCATATACAGAATAAAGTATGCTGTGTAACAACAGATAATGGCTCAAACTTTGTTAAAGCATTTcg agattttGCAAGAGacgaaaatattgaaaatgatGACGACGAGACTGTTGACATGGAATTCTATAATTTGAGTGACTTATTGATCACTGATGAAATACAAGATTTAGACACAGAAGATTTCATTACTCTTCCACCACACCATAGGTGTGTTAGCCACACGCTTAGCCTTGTTGCAGTCAAAGACTCCGAAAAAGCTTTGGAAagtgctttatataaaaagaagcaAAGACCAACATTTGCCAAATTAACGAAATTGTGGAGCAAGCAGAATCAATCCACTCAAGTAGCtgacaaaattaaagatatttgtgGCATTTATTTGAAAACCCCCGTTGTTACTag atggAATTCAACTTTTGATTGTGTATGTCAATTGATGACTCTTTTGAAAGACGGTTCAGAGAAAGTAAATCAATGTTTGGATTATTGTAGCTTATCGAGACTGACAAATgatgacataaaatttttagatgaaTATTGTCAG GTAATGGAACCTTTGGCAAAGGCACTCGACATTTTACAAAGCGACACGGGAATGTATATGGGATATTTGTTGCCTGTCTTGTATAGTTTACAAGAAAAACTAGACAATATTACGGACACGATTAAACTGACATATTGTAATCCATTAATCACAGCCATTGAGGAAGGTTTAAATCGaag attttgtaCAACATTTGAAAAGAAGGAGTTAATTATTGCAAGTTGTCTACAtcctaaatttaaattaaactggTTAAttggagaaaagaaaaaactggCTGAAAGCTATTTAGAAGATTTGCTGGACATACGCTCAAATGATAATTCTCTAAACTCTGATAAAAATGATGATTACGacgatttttttacttttcatcGGCAATCGACATCAACTTCGGAGTCCGGAGAAGAAGAACTGCAACGATTTCTGAAGTCAAAAAGGACTGATATTGAACTATTAAACGATTTcccgaaattaaaaaaactattcattaaatttaatacggCTTTACCAAGCAGTGCATCAGTTGAAAGGATGTTTAGTATCGATAATTCTGTCTGTCAACCTTCAAGAGGTCGCCTACATGATAACATAATGGAGTAtcaacttttactaaaaataaataaaaaatataaataa
- the LOC139815910 gene encoding probable ATP-dependent RNA helicase DDX43, whose product MSLTHVLNYDFPRDIKEYVHRVGRTGRAGRTGESITFMTRQDWHHAKGLIDILEEANQEVSEKVYKTAERCDAWKKKKDAEQSCVRGFNRNSDRSHYRT is encoded by the exons ATGAGTCTAAC ACACGTACTGAATTACGACTTCCCGAGGGATATAAAAGAATACGTTCACAGAGTCGGCCGTACTGGACGCGCAGGTCGAACGGGCGAGAGTATCACTTTTATGACAAGGCAAGACTGGCATCATGCCAAGGGACTCATTGACATTCTCGAAGAGGCTAATCAG GAAGTATCTGAGAAAGTATATAAAACGGCTGAAAGATGTGACGcatggaagaagaagaaagatgcGGAGCAATCATGTGTCAGAGGATTCAACAGAAATAGCGATAGAAGCCACTATCGCACTTAA
- the LOC139815914 gene encoding uncharacterized protein isoform X1, giving the protein MTDTEEAEQAQASTSQSASETDCDTPWPAYSEIFTFEPKLSTEKNFAFTCKLCLDRKVYQANKTTTSNLRKHAKISKKFKQFYPMFYVESNVQHRIIKHPRYLEKIDEAKSNKLTNNKRQKENEDISNNSVTKKQCVLQKWGSGITGITQKKLDGAILRFVIENIQPLAVVESPAFIDLVKIGLPSSFRIMCRKTLREKLCQLYSDMKTALENELAKIEYISTTADLWSKAKRSYLGITVHWINPETLKRESAGLACRRMKGRHTFDVLAKEINSVFLEYHIQNKVCCVTTDNGSNFVKAFRDFARDENIENDDDETVDMEFYNLSDLLITDEIQDLDTEDFITLPPHHRCVSHTLSLVAVKDSEKALESALYKKKQRPTFAKLTKLWSKQNQSTQVADKIKDICGIYLKTPVVTRWNSTFDCVCQLMTLLKDGSEKVNQCLDYCSLSRLTNDDIKFLDEYCQVMEPLAKALDILQSDTGMYMGYLLPVLYSLQEKLDNITDTIKLTYCNPLITAIEEGLNRRFCTTFEKKELIIASCLHPKFKLNWLIGEKKKLAESYLEDLLDIRSNDNSLNSDKNDDYDDFFTFHRQSTSTSESGEEELQRFLKSKRTDIELLNDFPKLKKLFIKFNTALPSSASVERMFSIDNSVCQPSRGRLHDNIMEYQLLLKINKKYK; this is encoded by the exons ATGACTGACACTGAAGAAGCAGAACAAGCTCAAGCGAGTACGTCTCAATCCGCGAGTGAAACAGATTGTGATACACCATGGCCGGcatattcagaaatttttacattcgAACCGAAGCTGagcactgaaaaaaattttgcatttacgTGCAAATTATGCTTAGACAGAAAAGTTTATCAGGCAAATAAAACCACTACATCGAACTTGAGGAAACACGCAAAA atttccaagaaatttaaacaattctaCCCTATGTTCTACGTTGAATCAAATGTGCAACATAGAATA ataaaacATCCACGTTACTTGGAAAAAATAGACGAAGCCAAATCTAATAAACTTACAAATAACAAACgtcaaaaagaaaatgaagatatCTCCAATAATAGTGTTACAAAAAAACAATGTGTATTACAAAAATGGGGTTCTGGAATAACTGGAATTActcaaaaaaaattagatggtGCTATATTGCGATttgttattgaaaatattcagCCCCTCGCAGTCGTAGAGAGTCCTGCTTTTATTGATTTGGTTAAAATTGGATTGCCTTCATCTTTTCGAATAATGTGCAGAAAGACGTTAAGAGAAAAACTTTGTCAATTATATTCTGACATGAAAACTGCTCTTGAAAATGAATTGGCcaaaatagaatatatctcAACTACAGCAGACTTATGGAGTAAAGCAAAGAG aagttATTTAGGAATAACAGTTCATTGGATTAATCCAGAAACTTTAAAAAGGGAATCAGCTGGACTGGCTTGCCGTAGAATGAAAGGACGGCATACATTTGATGTTTTggcaaaagaaattaattccgTGTTTTTGGAATATCATATACAGAATAAAGTATGCTGTGTAACAACAGATAATGGCTCAAACTTTGTTAAAGCATTTcg agattttGCAAGAGacgaaaatattgaaaatgatGACGACGAGACTGTTGACATGGAATTCTATAATTTGAGTGACTTATTGATCACTGATGAAATACAAGATTTAGACACAGAAGATTTCATTACTCTTCCACCACACCATAGGTGTGTTAGCCACACGCTTAGCCTTGTTGCAGTCAAAGACTCCGAAAAAGCTTTGGAAagtgctttatataaaaagaagcaAAGACCAACATTTGCCAAATTAACGAAATTGTGGAGCAAGCAGAATCAATCCACTCAAGTAGCtgacaaaattaaagatatttgtgGCATTTATTTGAAAACCCCCGTTGTTACTag atggAATTCAACTTTTGATTGTGTATGTCAATTGATGACTCTTTTGAAAGACGGTTCAGAGAAAGTAAATCAATGTTTGGATTATTGTAGCTTATCGAGACTGACAAATgatgacataaaatttttagatgaaTATTGTCAG GTAATGGAACCTTTGGCAAAGGCACTCGACATTTTACAAAGCGACACGGGAATGTATATGGGATATTTGTTGCCTGTCTTGTATAGTTTACAAGAAAAACTAGACAATATTACGGACACGATTAAACTGACATATTGTAATCCATTAATCACAGCCATTGAGGAAGGTTTAAATCGaag attttgtaCAACATTTGAAAAGAAGGAGTTAATTATTGCAAGTTGTCTACAtcctaaatttaaattaaactggTTAAttggagaaaagaaaaaactggCTGAAAGCTATTTAGAAGATTTGCTGGACATACGCTCAAATGATAATTCTCTAAACTCTGATAAAAATGATGATTACGacgatttttttacttttcatcGGCAATCGACATCAACTTCGGAGTCCGGAGAAGAAGAACTGCAACGATTTCTGAAGTCAAAAAGGACTGATATTGAACTATTAAACGATTTcccgaaattaaaaaaactattcattaaatttaatacggCTTTACCAAGCAGTGCATCAGTTGAAAGGATGTTTAGTATCGATAATTCTGTCTGTCAACCTTCAAGAGGTCGCCTACATGATAACATAATGGAGTAtcaacttttactaaaaataaataaaaaatataaataa
- the LOC139813855 gene encoding F-box/LRR-repeat protein 4-like produces the protein MGKYSTAPAVYLVKKEIERKNMTFHYPFESESLSQYPYIGRISTGEENSVDFIYQFVKHCRNFINNIDTLNTLHYMYGAPTKFPKYGDFSETFIMRTYDFDISLSSWHASVELPGRGMVWPERHINDINHIEIVYHEAVYPIRVSIYEVYNPGNIIKIWAQDSSNKLHKRWILLWDGSPQIVPPISRLFSPPLQLCNFKTNILKLEFKHSILDYTKLDAVMLIGTSELILPRNPEDSLNGLLKRLNCMYSHHEDVHNLTANYEHAHLDIDHLQKNFPRHCIICKSDIEKSFHKNNFEHKKASVPDYVNRMDESKELPFDSFSVLSDEVILGILKHLDLKTLCLMNQVNKRFNDLTRDPLLYTRLNMRNICCPTYFSNIFRYFTPRCKFLQKLDLTRSDISSFHFVQFIENYGRHLTHLRLVECSSVNNKVLFKISKICKNLKELDLTGCFKIKDQGYLCLENLESLEQLKLGDTYIKARRLCKILQKNKRMRELDLHCTFKGCSFNQVDPFVIELINLCRDLQIINLLEASHITSEGINALADCKNLQEVDLSIYGVEADVNDSLSRLLSSCQLLEKIHLDCHIVLTDRNLILLTECKNLKLLHLEHVKFVTPDNVYIILKQCPKLQAFYLLNHNISPYLIGQWKKSHSHVLRTMIGNFFFGGNDIDDDGYDGSAMTDNDVGSQLAEANRLFERLKTNRESDAVIRCGPTRRESFNIWR, from the exons atgggtaaGTATAGCACTGCACCAGCAGTCTATCtcgtgaaaaaagaaattgag AGAAAGAATATGACATTCCATTATCCATTTGAGAGTGAGAGTTTGAGTCAGTATCCCTACATCGGCAGGATCTCAACAGGAGAGGAAAATTCTGTTGACTTTATCTATCAATTTGTGAAGCAttgtagaaattttattaataatatcgacACACTGAATACTTTACATTACATGTATGGGGCACCTACCAAATTTCCAAAATATGGAGATTTTTCAGAAACATTCATTATG agAACTTATGATTTCGAtatatcattatcatcatgGCATGCAAGCGTTGAACTACCTGGTAGGGGTATGGTATGGCCTGAAAGACATATCAACGACATCAATCATATcg AAATCGTGTATCATGAAGCTGTATATCCAATCAGAGTTTCTATATACGAAGTATATAATCCTggaaacataattaaaatttgggCTCAAGATTCTTCAAATAAACTTCATAAACGGTGGATTTTATTGTGGGATGGATCGCCTCAGATTGTGCCTCCGATATCAAGACTATTTTCCCCACCCTTACAGCTGTGCAACTTTAAAACCAACATACTCAAACTAGAATTTAAGCACAGTATATTAGACTACACAAAGCTAGACGCTGTGATGCTTATCGGAACGTCAGAATTGATTCTTCCCAGAAATCCTGAAGATAGTTTAAATGGTCTATTAAAAAGACTTAACTGCATGTATTCTCACCATGAGGATGTCCATAATTTAACAGCAAATTACGAACATGCACATTTGGATATTGACCATCTTCAAAAGAATTTTCCTCGACActgtattatttgtaaaag cgatatagaaaaaagttttcacAAGAATAATTTTGAGCACAAAAAGGCATCTGTACCTGATTATGTAAATCGTATGGATGAATCCAAAGAGCTACCATTTGACAGTTTTTCTGTGCTTTCT GATGAAGTAATTCTAGGAATATTAAAGCACTTAGACTTGAAGACGTTATGCCTCATGAACCAAGTAAATAAGCGTTTCAATGATTTAACACGGGACCCTCTACTATATACACGTTTGAACATGCGAAATATCTGTTGTCCTAcctatttttctaatatatttcgtTACTTTACACCTAGAtgtaaatttttgcaaaaattagaTCTTACTCGAAGCgacatttcttcttttcatttcGTGCAATTTATTGAGAATTACGGCAGGCATTTAACGCACTTACGGTTAGTGGAATGCAGCTCTGTCAACAATAAGGTCctattcaaaatttcaaagatatgcaaaaatttgaaag aGTTGGATCTGACGggatgttttaaaattaaggaTCAAGGATATTTATGTCTCGAAAATCTAGAGAGCCTGGAACAGTTAAAACTTGgagatacatacataaaagCTCGACGtctttgcaaaatactgcaaaaaaataaacgaatgCGTGAATTAGATTTGCACTGTACCTTTAAGGGTTGCAGTTTCAACCAAGTCGACCCATTTGTAATAGagttaataaatttgtgtcgggacttgcaaataataaatttacttgaAGCAAGTCATATTACATCGGAGGGTATTAATGCCCTTGCCGACTGTAAGAATTTACAAGAAGTGGATCTTTC AATATATGGCGTTGAAGCAGACGTTAATGATAGCTTGAGCAGATTACTTTCCTCCTGTCAACTGCtggaaaaaatacatttggaTTGTCATATTGTCCTCACTGATCGCAATTTGATATTACTAACGGAGTGCAAAAACTTGAAACTTTTACATCTGGAACACGTGAAATTTGTAACCCCTGATAATGTTTACATTATTCTCAAGCAATGTCCTAAATTGCAAGCGTTCTATCTCTTGAACCACAATATTAGCCCCTACTTGATTGGCCAATGGAAAAAAAGTCATTCACATGTGTTACGAACAATGatcggaaattttttttttggtg